The nucleotide sequence gccacatttaatttatagatgatttaaagtaatataaagttgcataaaattttgatagtGCAGTCGAGTTTAGAACCAGTTTCATCGATTTATTATGCACAATAAAagcctttatattatatatcagtCGTATTTATTTGACAGCATATTAACATTTCGATGTTGActgaataactttttaatatattttttaattaaacacgcTTCGCTTGTATGTTTCTATGTAACCGACTTATTAAGACTCGACCTCAACCCACTTTAAACagacatattaattataactttgcacacttatcaaggatcggtgataataaaataatttcctcaATTTAtcttactattattattatctagataagcatcgccaggattaaataactTTCTTACTCTGTATAAGACCAAATGAGACAATTGAGTTCATTATATCATCAAAGCGTGTATTCTAAGTTTTCTTAAGCtatctttatttatgatcTCAAAAGCGTATACATGGAATAAGCTGTCTGCATTATCTGAAACAAgagaaaattcaatttaacatgTTATTACATTGAACCTTGAACAAGGTTGGGTATTTGAGTGTAGGTAATAATATTTCTGAAAACAATTCTGTTTGGAACCGGGAAAGGATCTgatgttatatgtatgataatcACTAGCTTAGCGCCCGCGGGTCCATTCGCGTTGAAAATATCCTGTCTCCTTTTCCGAGGTACCTCTGTATCAAATGTCATACGAAGCAATTCTAtggtttatgcgtgaaagccaagttcaatataattacaataattatttttaacaaaaacttattaacTTGAAATTGTCAAAACTTGACCAAATTTGAATGGACTCACATCGGTATGGTATTTATGTCGTGggcttatttaaattttgcatgttttcatttaaacttaatataaaaaggaaacatgAAAATCATTCATTAAGATAAATTAAGGAGGTAACACACAGAAAATACAATGGAACTGaatctttatttaactaaatctttaattaatctttCAATCTTTATTCAACCTCCCCATTTTGAGTATTCGCAGTCTTTTGTTGTGTTCATTTGATAAGACTACCATCAtatcgtttttatataaaaaataaacatacggAAACAAACATCTTCATGTTATAAGTGAGCATGTCATACGCTTTGAAGTGCGTTGGCACCTGCGCACGCGCAAGCATGATAGCGACTGCGCGGCGCACACCGCTGTCCGGGGTCGACTCCCACTTGCAAGCGTATATACAGTTAGCTACTTCAGCCATCTGGTCAGGAAATTATAAGAGTTATCTTGGTTTATAGTGTAggtatagtataaattaaaattttatcattctaAAGTGACGCAATATgacttttttagaaaaaatattttttaaaaggatatgtaattctttattgttaataagaaCTTGAAAAGCAAAcggtacattaaaaaaataaacaaaagttgGCCTTATTACTAGCTGGCACCCCTTAAAGTAGAAGGAtttctttacatatttaatgacacataaaataataaacctaCGTTAAAAGTAACATCAGATGTGAGATAGCAGGGCAGGTAGATATGTACAGCAGTTGTCACAGCgaagacataatatattatattcacttCACTGTCCTGAAACGAAAAGGGTGAAAAGACGAAAGTGTTTTAATATGCgagataataacaaaataaacacgttTGAGtttataacgaattttaataaactactcGATCGATTGAAGTATTATCAttgagataaattatttaaaaaacaaaatgtaacattgttttaagggAGAAGCCACCGACAACCGAATTACCAACTAGTTCGGTAGTCAGTGGGTCACATAAGagatgtatttaatttcatgtcaataaatgtttttattattatatttactaatttattctTGGTTAAAACGAGTGAACTGGGACAGGCGGCTAGTAAGCAACTAAAAACAACAGGTATGTGTGGCCAGAATAGCACGGATACGTACGCCTTTTGTGGTGGTCTGGCTTAGAGCCATCCCTATTTGTACAACGGATATTAGAAATATCCCAGCCAGCCATATTTCGAAGCTCGTCTGAATTTGTTGGATAAAACTGCAATTACGAACAGGGTAAtcgttaataaaaacaaaagaacacttattatttatagtattgagATGAACGACGTTGGCACAGGCTGGCTAAGTGCatgttggcagatgtcgcatttGTCATGTCATCATGTCACTCTTCATTTGAAAaagtatcatatattataagtgGCTTtccatatgtatgtatatactagctgcgccccgcggtttcacccgcgtaagtccgtatcccggaggaatatcgggataaaaagtgtatactataaattgtttgttatatgttattccacttgtctagctatctacgtaccaaattttaacgcaattggttcagtagattttgcgtgaaagagcaacaaacacacacacatccttacaaactttcgcatttatataattaataggaTTATTACCTATAAACGTCGCACTGATCTCTCACAATGGAGGCGATTCTTAGTTTAACACTTGGCACATCTGTGTCATCCATTAAATGCATAAGTTTGTGCGAAAATAGCTTTATTTTCAACGATATATGGAGTATACATACAGAGAATATACCATCAAATCCTGCAAAAGATTCATAAGCTGCTCACACAGAATAGTACTGACTAATATAATACTTGCAAAAGTGgctctgtctatctgtctgacCTACCAACTCCTTTGTTAACTTTCACATAAATCAAATAGTTTTTACCTGTGTATCCAACGAAGACCAACCAAACTATATAAAGACTGTATACCGCTTGGATTTCAAAGAACGGAGACGAATATTTCTTATCATCGATAAAGGGCATTATGGTCTCATGAATCATGTACTTTCTGGGGTTTTCCGTGAAGTACGAGTAGACTGTGAGAACACACGCTAATAGTGGAAAAGACGCTGACGCAGAACCGATGATAAGAATCCAGATTTTCTCCAACTTTTGAGTCTTTTCTATGGCTTCAATTACAATGGATAATTCGTCTTCTGGCAGGTTGTTAAAACTTTCATAGTCAGCCTCGATGGTATCGAAAATCGCCCGTAATTCTTTCTTTCGGAATAAAGTTAGAAAAATCTGGAAATAGAAGACATCTATTTTAGTTAAGAGTAGTTATGgcataatatctataatgtgagtttatgatattgaaaatgtGTTTAGTACTGAATTTGGTTTATTTCtcgcataaatataaataaagatacagctttcattttaaaaatttgatattaagaATCACTAGATGTCCCTTTTCagttaatgtatttataatctgttattgctaaatttaaatattagaagaAACACTTATTTAGAAGGAAAACAGATAATTCCAGCAGGCTTGTCTattattcaacaaataaatcaagaaATTTTCATGCATTTCAGGGGAAAAACCAATGAAATTAATTCgtgtttctatttttttaactcgTGTTGAAAATGCAGCTAGCCAGTATCTTTGATTTCTGAAACAAAGTAggttaaatatgttataacaaGATTAAATCGAATTTGAAAACCGCTATCCGGCTTAATCTTAAACTAAGTCTGAACGAAATTCTTGATTACCTACCTCAAAGTTTTCTACAATTTGCTATGTGCTAATCGATCGACTCCTCGGTACAGTGATTATCGTGTGAACGTAGAACCGAGGGCTGtcgggttcgattcccagtgGGGCACAGAAAAGATCAGCCTggttatatgaataataggTTGATCACCTCCTTgcccacaaaaaaaaacgatcagaaaaacagatgtttatataatttatatctattaggAGCCACGAACgttacttatattatgtaaacaatatttacattattattacttactgTTGTACATTTTTAGTTGTGATTTGAAGTACATTTTACCTTAATTATAACGAAAGATAACACGATGGTAATGACTATTTGTCTGACGAGGTTTTCCATATCTCCGGTGCGGATACGGATGTTGATGTCAAACAACATAAAACCAAATTGGGGGGCACAGGACAGCGCTATCGAAACTTGAAAAAGATGAGTGTATAAGGTTGGTAGTTGCAGtgtttgattttctttataattaattatacctaTAGTCTTGTTTAGattcttgtaaaatattaaagggtTATACATCTTCACGTACctacataaatttgtaaacCAACATTTATGACGTGATGAAAGTGGAAAGGACTGGATTGATTAGCACGATTATAAACGTACCATTAACGGACCATTTGATGtgaatctaaatatatttaacttaaagGTGATTGAAttacatagtgatctatcaacgctcagcccaaaccactggacggatcgggctaaAATTTTGCATGcggatagatgttatgacgtaggcatccgctaagaaaggattttgtaCCACAAAAATCATCAGGCATCAGccagtaaattaataaagctaTTTCTTTCGTAATACTGTGTTTAGTTTATCAAATAAGATTAATAGTAGATATttatcaaatgttatttttgtctttGAAAAGGTTCATTGAAGTGGAATGGATTGGTtgctttttcataaaatacacattttttttttatgtcatagtcgacaatggagctggtgggacgcctgatggtaagcgctaccaccgcccatgaacatttggagaggcgcaaggtcaattgcagacctttcgcctcaacaaatggattgtcgactttaattgggaagggtttaggaaggattgatgagaggtataaaggaaaggactgggaagggtaaggaaaaggatgtgggcctccggctcccccactcaccgtacgaaacacaacagcaagctattatttcacgccggttttctgtggaggtgtggtacttccgcggtgcgagctggcccaaatcgtgccgaagcatgctcgactcccacatttaaatttaatttattattatatatttacattaattgaatgaattaaataaatgaagctGTTAGTGATGAGATATTTACCCGCTCCATAAAATCTGGCTTTATCCTTTGTAGGGTTTGGATACATCATAAGTACAGTTAATATGAAAGAGTAAAGCTTATACATTTTAGGTATGTTCTTAAACTTATTACCACCTGaaacatattgtttaaaatgggTATTTGTAACATGTGCAaggtaattgtttaaaatagttgATTGGTGCAAAGAATATTCATTCAACgctttatttctattgaatagataattgttgtaatatcctatccttcctactaatattataaatgtgagagTTTGTGtctgtgtatgtttgttactctttcgcgcaaaaactactgaaccggttgcaatgaatttggtacgtagataactggacaactggaatataacataggcaactttttatcccgatattcctacgggatatggcgTCTCTTAATGCAGCGTGTTGTAAAACATTTGATAAGATTTACGATGAGATATGTCTGAAGCCTCAATCATTGACAGCTCGATTAAACAGCAAAATATACGTGTGGCGGTGAAGAATCGGCAGCGATCCAGCTTTCTCTCGGGGGAAATTAGTATCACGCGTTGCACTGCGATGTTGAGTGGTTTTTtcgagaaaataaatatgcgttgacatttttatgtatcgtTGGAGGTTAAGTGTTCTAGATTGTTGGTGGCTTGGTAATACTCCGCTTTAGGGGCGATAAAAC is from Zerene cesonia ecotype Mississippi chromosome 15, Zerene_cesonia_1.1, whole genome shotgun sequence and encodes:
- the LOC119832647 gene encoding putative odorant receptor 92a, which encodes MENLVRQIVITIVLSFVIIKIFLTLFRKKELRAIFDTIEADYESFNNLPEDELSIVIEAIEKTQKLEKIWILIIGSASASFPLLACVLTVYSYFTENPRKYMIHETIMPFIDDKKYSSPFFEIQAVYSLYIVWLVFVGYTGFDGIFSVCILHISLKIKLFSHKLMHLMDDTDVPSVKLRIASIVRDQCDVYSFIQQIQTSFEIWLAGIFLISVVQIGMALSQTTTKGDSEVNIIYYVFAVTTAVHIYLPCYLTSDVTFNMAEVANCIYACKWESTPDSGVRRAVAIMLARAQVPTHFKAYDMLTYNMKMFVSIMQTAYSMYTLLRS